The Lonsdalea populi genome window below encodes:
- the csdE gene encoding cysteine desulfurase sulfur acceptor subunit CsdE, producing MTLNSTRHPFGTDITEDDLRQRFCACRSWEDRYRQIILLAKQLPPLPEDKKQSAIALSGCENQVWLGYEQAASGALHFYGDSDGRIVRGLLAILLTAIEGKTAAQLQTQDPLALLETLALKAQLSASRSAGLAALATRIKDITRQES from the coding sequence ATGACTCTGAATTCGACTCGCCATCCCTTTGGCACCGACATCACTGAAGACGATCTGCGTCAACGTTTCTGCGCCTGCCGAAGTTGGGAAGATCGCTATCGCCAGATCATCCTACTGGCCAAACAGCTTCCCCCATTACCCGAAGATAAAAAGCAGTCCGCCATTGCGCTATCGGGGTGTGAAAATCAGGTGTGGTTGGGATACGAACAAGCAGCGTCTGGCGCCCTGCATTTCTATGGCGACAGCGATGGCCGCATCGTTCGTGGATTGCTGGCGATACTGCTTACGGCCATTGAAGGCAAAACTGCAGCGCAGCTGCAAACGCAAGACCCGTTAGCGCTGCTGGAGACATTGGCTCTGAAAGCTCAGTTGAGCGCGTCACGCTCAGCCGGACTGGCGGCGCTGGCCACCAGAATCAAGGATATTACGCGTCAGGAGTCATGA
- the csdA gene encoding cysteine desulfurase CsdA, with protein MISFNAPHFRQQFPALQQPGVYLDSAATALKPQSMIDAIGRYYGLQGGNVHRSQHREAQRLTQCFEETRRQVAALIGAPDPHSVIWTRGATESINLVAQSFARPLLTPGDEIVVSEAEHHANLLPWLMVARQTGANVVKWPLGDDLLPDVGCLPALLSSRTRILALTQMSNVTGGQPNLQRAIALAHQADAVVVVDGAQGIVHKSVDVRALDIDFYAFSAHKLYGPTGIGILYGKPELLAGMPPWQGGGKMMQEVSFDGFIPQDSPQKFEAGTPHIAGVIGLSATLEWLKSYDRHAAEQYSVALAEQAEKALMTLPGFRSWRSADSSLLSFTFNDVHHSDLVPLLAEEGIALRAGHHCAQPLMTALGVKGTLRASFSPYNNEQDVAQLIAASRKALDLLLD; from the coding sequence ATGATATCGTTTAACGCCCCCCACTTTCGCCAACAGTTCCCGGCTCTACAGCAGCCCGGCGTCTATCTGGACAGCGCTGCGACCGCACTCAAACCTCAGTCGATGATCGACGCGATTGGCCGCTACTATGGCTTGCAAGGCGGCAATGTGCATCGCAGCCAGCATCGCGAGGCGCAACGACTGACCCAGTGCTTTGAGGAGACGCGGCGGCAGGTAGCGGCGCTGATCGGCGCGCCAGATCCGCACAGCGTGATCTGGACGCGAGGGGCGACGGAATCGATCAATCTGGTCGCGCAAAGCTTTGCCCGCCCTCTGCTCACGCCCGGCGACGAAATAGTGGTCAGCGAGGCTGAGCACCACGCCAACCTGTTGCCTTGGCTGATGGTGGCCCGGCAAACCGGTGCGAACGTTGTTAAATGGCCGTTGGGCGACGATCTGCTGCCGGATGTTGGATGCCTGCCCGCCTTGCTGTCATCTCGAACGCGAATCCTGGCGCTCACCCAGATGTCCAACGTCACCGGTGGTCAACCGAACCTGCAACGCGCTATCGCACTGGCGCATCAGGCTGACGCCGTCGTTGTGGTCGATGGCGCACAGGGGATCGTACATAAGTCCGTCGATGTTAGGGCATTAGATATCGATTTTTATGCGTTTTCGGCTCACAAGCTGTATGGCCCCACCGGCATCGGCATCCTATATGGCAAACCGGAGCTGTTGGCGGGAATGCCGCCCTGGCAAGGCGGAGGGAAGATGATGCAGGAAGTCTCTTTCGACGGTTTTATCCCCCAGGACAGCCCGCAGAAGTTTGAAGCAGGAACGCCGCATATCGCAGGCGTCATCGGGCTCTCGGCCACCCTCGAATGGCTTAAAAGCTACGACCGCCACGCGGCGGAACAATATAGCGTCGCGCTGGCCGAGCAGGCGGAAAAAGCACTGATGACATTGCCTGGCTTTCGCAGTTGGCGCAGCGCCGATAGCAGCCTGCTGTCCTTTACGTTCAACGACGTACACCACAGCGATCTCGTCCCCCTGCTGGCGGAAGAGGGCATCGCGCTGCGCGCCGGGCATCACTGCGCGCAGCCGCTGATGACTGCGCTCGGCGTGAAAGGCACACTGCGGGCCTCATTCTCTCCTTATAATAATGAGCAGGACGTGGCGCAATTGATCGCTGCATCGCGTAAGGCGCTCGACCTGCTGCTGGACTAA
- a CDS encoding YgdI/YgdR family lipoprotein, producing MKNKISIIAAIVMAFSVAACSSNYVLHTNDGRTIISDGKPKVDNDTGLISYTDAFGHEQQINRSDVKQMTEVK from the coding sequence ATGAAGAATAAAATATCAATCATTGCGGCCATTGTGATGGCCTTCTCTGTGGCGGCCTGTTCCAGCAACTATGTCCTGCATACTAATGACGGACGGACCATCATCTCGGACGGCAAACCGAAAGTGGATAATGATACCGGCCTGATTAGTTACACCGACGCCTTTGGCCATGAACAGCAGATCAACCGTTCCGATGTGAAACAGATGACGGAAGTGAAATAA
- a CDS encoding transcriptional regulator GcvA, whose translation MSKRLPPLNALRVFDAAARHLSFTKAAEELFVTQAAVSHQIKSLEDFLGLKLFRRRNRSLLLTEEGQSYFLDIKEIFLALNDATRKLQARSAKGALTVSMLPSFAIHWLVPRLSSFNADYPGIDVRIQAVSREEDHRLADDVDVAIFYGRGNWSGLRVEKLYAEYLLPVCSPQLLTGEHPLNAPADLVLHTLLHDASRRDWLTYTRQLGVQQINVQQGPIFSHSAMVLQAAIHGQGIALANNVMAQTEIEAGRLVCPFNDVLVSKNAFYLVCHDSQAELGKIAAFRQWILARAASEQEKFRFRYDSGSR comes from the coding sequence ATGTCAAAACGACTTCCTCCCCTTAATGCGCTGCGCGTGTTTGATGCCGCCGCGCGCCACCTGAGTTTTACCAAAGCCGCTGAAGAGCTGTTTGTGACTCAGGCGGCGGTAAGCCATCAAATCAAATCTCTCGAAGATTTTCTCGGCCTTAAATTATTTCGTCGTCGCAATCGTTCACTGCTGCTAACGGAGGAAGGGCAGAGCTACTTTCTGGACATCAAAGAAATTTTTCTCGCCTTGAACGACGCCACGCGCAAGCTGCAGGCCCGCAGCGCGAAAGGGGCGCTGACGGTGAGCATGCTGCCTAGTTTCGCTATCCATTGGCTTGTACCTCGACTGTCCAGTTTCAATGCCGACTATCCGGGGATCGATGTCCGCATTCAGGCGGTATCACGAGAGGAAGATCACCGTCTGGCGGATGATGTCGACGTGGCGATTTTTTATGGCCGTGGCAACTGGTCTGGACTGCGGGTGGAGAAGCTCTATGCCGAATATTTACTGCCGGTTTGCTCGCCTCAACTGTTGACGGGGGAGCACCCGCTGAATGCTCCAGCAGATTTGGTTCTCCATACTTTATTGCATGATGCTTCCCGCCGGGACTGGCTGACTTATACGCGGCAATTGGGCGTTCAGCAGATCAACGTTCAACAGGGGCCGATATTCAGTCATAGCGCGATGGTATTACAGGCGGCGATCCACGGTCAGGGTATCGCGCTGGCCAATAATGTGATGGCGCAGACGGAAATCGAAGCGGGCAGATTGGTGTGTCCATTCAATGATGTGCTGGTGAGTAAAAACGCTTTTTATCTGGTATGTCATGACAGTCAGGCCGAACTGGGTAAAATAGCCGCCTTTCGCCAGTGGATACTGGCGCGTGCGGCGAGCGAACAGGAGAAATTTCGCTTCCGCTATGACAGCGGCTCGCGCTGA
- a CDS encoding DUF423 domain-containing protein → MNSRFMLIFAAISGFIYVALGAFGAHVLSRSLGEAELDWLHTGLQYQAVHTLAILALSVAMNQRANVWFYWSAALLGLGTILFSGSLYCLALSQLRIWAYVTPVGGVCFLGGWLLLLIGALRQKRKADSHE, encoded by the coding sequence ATGAATAGCCGTTTCATGCTGATCTTTGCGGCCATCAGTGGATTTATATATGTCGCTTTAGGCGCGTTCGGCGCTCATGTTCTAAGCCGTTCGCTCGGCGAAGCTGAACTGGATTGGCTTCATACCGGGCTGCAGTATCAGGCCGTGCACACGCTGGCGATTCTGGCGTTGAGCGTGGCCATGAACCAACGCGCTAACGTGTGGTTTTACTGGAGCGCGGCGCTCCTTGGGCTGGGAACCATACTGTTTAGCGGCAGCTTATACTGTCTGGCACTGTCCCAACTGAGGATATGGGCTTATGTGACGCCGGTGGGCGGCGTTTGCTTCCTGGGCGGCTGGTTATTGTTGTTGATAGGCGCTCTGCGCCAGAAAAGAAAGGCTGACTCGCATGAATAA
- the rlmM gene encoding 23S rRNA (cytidine(2498)-2'-O)-methyltransferase RlmM, whose amino-acid sequence MNKVILYCRPGFEKECAAEITDKAAQHNVYGFVRVKDNSGYVIFECYQYEDADRLIKELPFKSLIFARQMMVCGELLRDLPQEDRISPIVGMLTGVLERAGELRVEVPDTNESKELMKFCRKFTVPLRAALRESKILLPQEKPGRPVIHVMFIAPGCCYVGYSYSNNNSPFYMGIPRLKLPADAPSRSTLKLEEAFHVFIPVDEWEERLGSGMYAVDLGACPGGWTYQLVKRSMMVHAVDNGLMAQSLMDTGQVIHHQADGFRFEPPRNNVYWLVCDMVEKPAKVTNLMADWLVKGWCREVIFNLKLPMKKRYEEVNQNLGLLMERLHENGINAEAHAKQLYHDREEITIHARRIWGAVPGRRDER is encoded by the coding sequence ATGAATAAAGTCATTTTGTACTGCCGTCCCGGCTTTGAAAAAGAGTGTGCGGCGGAAATTACCGATAAAGCCGCACAGCATAACGTTTACGGCTTCGTGCGGGTCAAAGACAACAGCGGCTACGTCATTTTTGAGTGCTATCAGTACGAAGATGCCGATCGCCTGATTAAGGAGCTTCCGTTCAAGAGCCTGATCTTCGCCCGTCAGATGATGGTGTGCGGTGAGCTGTTGCGCGACCTGCCGCAGGAAGACCGCATCTCGCCGATTGTCGGCATGCTGACCGGGGTATTGGAGCGTGCGGGTGAGCTGCGCGTTGAGGTGCCCGACACCAACGAAAGCAAAGAATTGATGAAGTTCTGCCGTAAGTTCACCGTGCCGCTGCGCGCGGCGTTGCGTGAAAGTAAGATATTGTTACCTCAAGAAAAACCCGGTCGGCCGGTGATACATGTAATGTTTATCGCGCCAGGCTGCTGCTACGTGGGTTACTCCTACAGTAACAACAATTCTCCGTTCTACATGGGGATCCCGCGTCTTAAGCTTCCGGCGGATGCACCGAGCCGTTCCACGCTCAAACTGGAAGAAGCCTTCCACGTGTTCATTCCGGTGGATGAGTGGGAAGAGCGTTTGGGCAGCGGCATGTATGCGGTGGATTTGGGCGCCTGTCCCGGCGGCTGGACCTATCAATTGGTCAAGCGCAGCATGATGGTTCATGCGGTGGATAACGGGCTGATGGCGCAGAGCCTAATGGATACCGGTCAGGTAATTCATCATCAGGCAGACGGTTTCCGGTTCGAACCGCCGCGCAACAACGTGTACTGGCTGGTGTGCGATATGGTGGAGAAACCGGCCAAAGTCACCAACCTCATGGCTGACTGGCTTGTGAAAGGCTGGTGCCGCGAAGTGATTTTTAACCTCAAGCTGCCGATGAAAAAACGCTACGAGGAAGTGAATCAGAATCTGGGACTGCTTATGGAGCGCCTGCACGAAAACGGCATTAATGCGGAAGCTCACGCCAAGCAGCTCTACCACGATCGTGAGGAAATCACGATCCACGCCCGACGGATCTGGGGTGCGGTTCCCGGTCGTCGCGACGAGCGTTAA
- the xni gene encoding flap endonuclease Xni, whose product MPLHLLIVDALNLIRRIHAVQGSPCLPACRHALSLLLQHSQPTHAVAVFDDEQRASSWRHQLLPDYKAGRPPMPDSLHQELPQIKEAFRELGVESWHSPGDEADDLAATLACKVAALGHQATIVSTDKGYCQLLAPTIQIRDYFQKRWLDVPFIRQEFGVPPQQLPDYWGLAGISSSKIPGVSGIGAKTAAQLLQQAGSLEQLYQQLEQLPVKWRKKLEPQREAAWICRQVATLKTDLTLNGNLQQLRLA is encoded by the coding sequence ATGCCCTTGCATCTATTGATTGTGGATGCGCTGAACCTTATCAGACGCATCCATGCCGTACAGGGCTCCCCCTGTTTACCTGCCTGCCGACATGCGCTGAGCCTGCTGTTGCAACACAGCCAACCGACTCATGCCGTTGCCGTATTCGACGACGAACAGAGAGCGTCGAGCTGGCGTCACCAACTTTTACCTGACTATAAAGCCGGGCGTCCTCCAATGCCGGACTCGCTGCATCAGGAGTTGCCGCAAATCAAAGAGGCCTTCAGAGAACTGGGTGTCGAAAGCTGGCACTCCCCTGGAGACGAAGCGGACGATTTAGCCGCAACCCTGGCCTGCAAAGTTGCCGCGCTGGGCCATCAGGCCACCATCGTTTCAACGGACAAGGGATATTGTCAGTTGCTGGCTCCCACGATTCAAATCCGGGATTACTTTCAAAAACGCTGGCTGGATGTGCCTTTTATCCGCCAAGAGTTTGGCGTCCCCCCGCAGCAGCTTCCCGACTATTGGGGATTGGCGGGCATCAGCAGCAGCAAGATCCCCGGCGTCAGCGGCATCGGCGCAAAAACCGCAGCACAGCTCCTGCAACAGGCGGGGTCGTTGGAACAGCTTTACCAGCAGTTGGAACAACTGCCGGTAAAATGGCGTAAAAAGCTGGAGCCGCAGCGGGAAGCGGCCTGGATTTGTCGCCAGGTCGCCACGCTAAAAACCGATCTCACTTTGAACGGCAATTTGCAGCAGCTGCGACTGGCATAG
- the ppnN gene encoding nucleotide 5'-monophosphate nucleosidase PpnN, giving the protein MITHISPLGSMDLLSQLEVDRLKSSASSDLYRLFRNCSLAVLNSGSQTDNSKELLSRFESFDINVLRRERGVKLELVNPPEEAFVDGQLIRSLQANLFAVLRDILFVNGQITKTGQYQNLDLENSTHITNIVFSILRNARALHVGEEPNMVVCWGGHSINEKEYLYARRVGSQLGLRELNICTGCGPGAMEAPMKGAAVGHAQQRYRDGRFIGMTEPSIIAAEPPNPLVNELIIMPDIEKRLEAFVRIGHGIIIFPGGVGTAEEFLYLLGIMMDPANSEQVLPIILTGPEESADYFRVLDEFIVSTLGRQARRYYNIIINDAAAVAREMKKSMPLVKEHRRHTGDAYSFNWSLRIAPDLQIPFEPTHENMANLHLHPDQPTEQLAAALRKAFSGIVAGNVKEGGIQAIEQFGPYKLDGNAEIMKNMDRLLQGFVAQQRMKLPGSAYIPCYDILA; this is encoded by the coding sequence TTGATCACACATATCAGCCCGCTCGGGTCTATGGATTTGCTGTCACAGTTGGAAGTAGACAGGCTGAAAAGCAGCGCCAGCAGTGACCTTTACCGTTTATTTCGTAACTGCTCGCTGGCTGTATTGAACTCCGGCAGCCAGACGGACAACAGCAAAGAATTACTTTCCCGTTTCGAGAGTTTCGACATCAATGTGCTGCGACGTGAGCGCGGCGTGAAGCTTGAACTGGTTAATCCGCCTGAAGAAGCGTTCGTGGATGGTCAGTTGATTCGTTCGTTGCAGGCCAACCTGTTCGCCGTCCTGCGCGATATTCTGTTCGTCAACGGTCAGATCACGAAAACAGGGCAGTATCAGAATCTCGATCTGGAGAATTCGACGCATATCACCAACATCGTCTTTTCCATTCTCCGCAATGCCCGGGCGCTGCACGTGGGCGAAGAACCCAACATGGTTGTTTGCTGGGGCGGCCACTCCATCAACGAAAAAGAGTATCTTTACGCCCGCCGGGTGGGTAGCCAGCTGGGGCTGCGCGAACTGAATATCTGCACAGGCTGCGGACCCGGCGCAATGGAAGCGCCCATGAAAGGCGCCGCCGTCGGCCATGCGCAGCAGCGCTATAGAGACGGCCGTTTCATCGGCATGACGGAGCCATCAATCATCGCAGCCGAGCCGCCGAACCCGCTGGTCAACGAATTGATCATCATGCCGGATATTGAAAAACGGCTGGAAGCCTTTGTCCGCATCGGCCATGGGATCATTATTTTTCCGGGAGGCGTCGGCACGGCAGAGGAGTTCCTGTACCTGCTTGGGATCATGATGGATCCCGCCAACAGCGAGCAGGTTCTGCCGATCATTCTGACAGGGCCTGAAGAGAGTGCGGACTATTTCCGGGTGCTGGACGAATTCATCGTCAGCACGCTGGGACGTCAGGCCCGCCGTTACTACAACATCATCATTAACGATGCCGCCGCAGTCGCGCGAGAGATGAAGAAGTCGATGCCGCTGGTGAAAGAGCATCGCCGTCATACTGGCGACGCCTATAGCTTCAACTGGTCGCTGCGTATCGCGCCTGATTTGCAGATACCGTTCGAACCCACGCATGAAAACATGGCGAATCTGCATCTGCACCCCGACCAGCCGACCGAACAACTCGCCGCGGCGCTGCGCAAGGCGTTTTCGGGTATCGTGGCGGGCAACGTTAAAGAAGGCGGCATTCAGGCCATCGAACAATTCGGCCCCTATAAGCTCGACGGCAACGCGGAGATCATGAAAAACATGGACCGCCTGCTGCAGGGCTTCGTCGCGCAACAGCGGATGAAGCTGCCGGGCAGCGCCTATATCCCCTGCTATGACATTTTGGCCTGA
- the syd gene encoding SecY-interacting protein has translation MDQHVLQALTDFTQRYVDRWLDLEGHPPASEALYGIPSPCIVGTHDGQVRWLPQSGGDDKCLDGVERAMDIQLHPDAHVFYTSQYAGDMEACFDDIHCTLLQAWSDDDLIRMQENLIGHLVTQKRRKLPPTLFLATTASEMTLISLCNISGDVILEEFGTQKRRVLAATLAEFLYKLQPLIQNH, from the coding sequence ATGGATCAACACGTGTTGCAGGCGTTAACCGATTTTACCCAGCGCTATGTGGATCGTTGGCTGGATCTTGAGGGGCATCCTCCCGCGTCTGAAGCGCTGTATGGCATTCCCTCGCCTTGTATCGTCGGCACCCATGACGGACAGGTGCGGTGGTTGCCACAGTCAGGCGGAGACGACAAGTGTCTGGACGGCGTCGAACGTGCGATGGATATCCAACTGCACCCAGACGCACACGTGTTCTACACCAGCCAGTATGCCGGAGATATGGAGGCGTGCTTTGACGATATTCATTGCACATTGTTGCAGGCATGGAGCGATGACGACCTTATCCGCATGCAGGAAAACCTGATCGGTCACCTGGTGACGCAGAAGCGACGGAAGCTGCCGCCGACGCTGTTTTTAGCGACAACGGCGTCGGAAATGACGTTAATATCTCTGTGCAATATAAGTGGTGACGTCATTCTGGAAGAGTTTGGAACGCAGAAAAGACGTGTGCTTGCCGCGACATTAGCTGAATTTTTATATAAGCTTCAGCCATTGATTCAGAACCATTGA
- a CDS encoding YqcC family protein, with protein MSEEIHLRQTLFAVEYALKQSELWQNKPPEAEAFSSAEPFCVDTMEASQWLQWVLLPRMHALLDSGAPLPESFAIHPYFEMAFEGRKEELQPLLNTLRELDDFFGE; from the coding sequence ATGAGTGAAGAAATTCATCTTCGGCAAACTCTGTTCGCGGTTGAATACGCCCTGAAACAAAGTGAATTGTGGCAGAACAAACCGCCGGAGGCGGAAGCCTTCTCCAGCGCCGAGCCTTTCTGCGTGGATACCATGGAAGCTTCACAGTGGCTGCAGTGGGTGCTGTTGCCGCGTATGCATGCCTTGCTGGACAGCGGCGCGCCATTGCCTGAGAGTTTTGCCATCCACCCCTATTTCGAAATGGCGTTCGAAGGACGCAAAGAGGAATTACAGCCTCTTTTGAACACGCTGCGCGAGCTGGATGATTTCTTTGGAGAGTAA
- the truC gene encoding tRNA pseudouridine(65) synthase TruC, with product MLDILYQDDYLVAVNKPPGWLVHRSWLDRKEKVVVMQTVRDQIGRHVYTVHRLDRPTSGVLLLALSSDVARQLSSLFEQHDLKKTYHAVVRGHIFDSATIDYALTEELDKIADKFANPNKGPQPAVSHYRALAQADMPVAIGRYPTSRYTLMELRPENGRKHQLRRHMSHIHHPIIGDSTHGDLKQNRGMAAHFGCQRMMLHASCLSLVHPATGEPLELKARWDETWQSVMSQFGWEGILPDIERVEFPAA from the coding sequence ATGTTGGACATTCTCTATCAGGATGATTATCTGGTGGCGGTTAATAAGCCGCCCGGATGGCTGGTACATCGTAGCTGGCTCGACCGCAAAGAAAAAGTGGTGGTCATGCAGACGGTGCGCGACCAGATAGGTCGGCACGTTTATACCGTGCATCGTCTCGATCGGCCGACTTCCGGCGTGCTGCTGCTGGCGCTATCCAGCGATGTCGCTCGCCAGCTGTCCTCGCTGTTTGAACAGCACGACCTTAAGAAAACCTATCATGCCGTTGTGCGCGGACACATTTTTGATTCTGCTACCATTGACTATGCATTAACGGAAGAGCTGGACAAGATTGCGGACAAGTTCGCCAATCCCAATAAGGGCCCACAGCCTGCGGTCAGCCATTATCGTGCGCTGGCGCAGGCGGATATGCCGGTTGCCATCGGCCGCTATCCGACGTCTCGTTACACGTTGATGGAACTGCGACCGGAAAACGGGCGTAAGCATCAGCTTCGGCGGCATATGAGTCATATCCATCACCCCATTATCGGTGACAGCACGCACGGCGATTTGAAGCAAAATCGCGGTATGGCCGCCCATTTTGGCTGTCAGCGGATGATGCTGCATGCCAGCTGTCTGTCGCTCGTCCACCCTGCTACAGGGGAGCCGTTGGAGCTTAAGGCACGTTGGGATGAGACTTGGCAGAGCGTGATGTCGCAGTTCGGTTGGGAGGGTATTCTCCCTGATATTGAAAGGGTTGAGTTTCCCGCAGCCTGA
- a CDS encoding flavodoxin produces the protein MAQIGIFVGTVYGNALLVAEEAENILRERGHEVKIFEGASLEDWLTYREQWVLVVTSTTGQGELPESIVSLYTALRDTCGPLPHMGYGLIALGDSSYDVYCGGGRQFDALLQELGAERIGERLEIDATEQPEPEVVSCAWVETWADQVESRA, from the coding sequence ATGGCTCAGATCGGTATTTTTGTTGGCACCGTTTACGGTAATGCGTTGTTGGTAGCAGAAGAAGCGGAAAATATTCTCAGAGAGCGCGGACACGAAGTGAAAATTTTCGAGGGTGCCTCGTTGGAAGACTGGCTGACGTATCGTGAGCAGTGGGTGCTGGTTGTGACCTCCACGACAGGGCAGGGGGAACTGCCTGAGTCTATCGTCTCTTTGTACACGGCACTGCGCGATACCTGCGGGCCTTTACCTCATATGGGCTACGGTCTGATTGCGCTGGGCGACAGTAGCTATGACGTTTACTGCGGCGGCGGGCGTCAATTCGATGCCTTGTTGCAAGAGCTGGGGGCCGAGCGAATCGGCGAGCGGCTAGAGATCGACGCCACCGAGCAGCCGGAGCCGGAAGTCGTGTCCTGTGCATGGGTTGAAACCTGGGCTGACCAGGTGGAAAGTCGCGCCTAA
- a CDS encoding DUF3461 family protein gives MYDNLKSLGISNPGDIDRYSLRQEASNDILKIYFRKDKGEFFAKSVKFKYPRQRKTIAADNAGQGFREINEISPNLRYVVDELDQICQREQVEVDLKSKILADLRHLESVVTNKISEIESDLEKLTKNR, from the coding sequence ATGTATGACAATCTGAAGAGCCTGGGGATCAGCAACCCGGGAGATATCGACCGTTATAGCCTGCGGCAGGAAGCCAGCAATGACATTCTGAAAATCTATTTCCGCAAGGATAAAGGAGAGTTTTTCGCCAAAAGCGTGAAATTCAAATATCCCCGTCAACGCAAAACCATTGCGGCGGATAATGCGGGTCAGGGCTTCCGGGAAATTAACGAAATCAGTCCCAATCTCCGTTATGTCGTTGATGAGCTTGACCAAATCTGTCAGCGCGAACAGGTGGAAGTCGACTTGAAAAGCAAAATTCTGGCCGATTTGCGTCATCTTGAAAGCGTCGTCACCAACAAGATAAGCGAGATTGAATCTGATTTGGAAAAACTGACCAAAAACCGTTAA